A single window of Sulfitobacter sp. JL08 DNA harbors:
- a CDS encoding ABC transporter ATP-binding protein, which translates to MSDTDTDPTPVIEIKGLHKSYGHLEVLKGVDILAHRGDVVSLIGSSGSGKSTLLRCANLLEDSQQGEILFKGEPVLWRGNGHNRRPADPKQVLRIRTNLSMVFQQFNLWSHMTVLQNVMEAPCTVLGRERGEVENAARGYLDKVGIGDKCDVFPAQLSGGQQQRAAIARALCMEPEALLFDEPTSALDPELEQEVVRVIKDLANEGRTMLIVTHDMKLSADVSDHVVFLHQGLIEEQGPPATLFGAPKSERLQGFLSATVAA; encoded by the coding sequence TTGTCCGACACCGATACCGATCCAACACCTGTGATAGAAATCAAAGGGCTGCACAAAAGCTATGGCCATCTGGAAGTTCTGAAAGGTGTCGATATCCTTGCGCATCGCGGAGATGTGGTATCGTTGATCGGGTCTTCGGGATCTGGCAAGTCGACATTGCTGCGCTGTGCCAATCTTCTGGAAGACAGCCAGCAGGGCGAAATTCTTTTCAAAGGCGAACCGGTGCTATGGCGCGGCAATGGCCACAACCGCCGACCTGCGGACCCCAAACAGGTTCTGCGCATCCGCACGAACCTGTCCATGGTATTCCAGCAGTTCAATCTGTGGTCGCACATGACAGTGCTGCAAAACGTGATGGAAGCGCCCTGTACCGTTCTGGGCCGCGAGCGTGGCGAAGTGGAAAACGCGGCACGCGGATATCTGGACAAGGTCGGAATCGGCGACAAATGCGATGTGTTTCCTGCCCAGTTGTCGGGTGGCCAGCAACAGCGGGCCGCAATCGCCCGCGCCCTGTGCATGGAACCCGAGGCGCTGTTGTTTGACGAACCGACATCGGCACTGGATCCGGAACTGGAACAGGAAGTTGTGCGCGTGATCAAGGATCTGGCCAACGAAGGGCGCACGATGCTGATCGTGACGCATGATATGAAACTGTCCGCCGATGTATCGGATCACGTTGTGTTCCTGCATCAGGGCCTGATCGAAGAACAAGGGCCGCCCGCCACACTGTTCGGCGCGCCCAAATCAGAACGATTGCAAGGGTTCCTTTCGGCAACCGTTGCAGCGTAA
- a CDS encoding phosphate/phosphite/phosphonate ABC transporter substrate-binding protein gives MTAMLGMYDLPHLQAANNRFWATIRSCLNTGPDTLERSRDFWDIWRDPGMVFAQTCGMPYRTALHGHVHLVGTPDYGLPGCPPGYYNSVLVARADAPGDTMADFSGQRFAYNEAVSQSGWAAPATHAAKTGTVFGAYIPTGAHIASAKAVADNNADIAAIDALTWALICECEPWASHLREVERTDPTPGLPYITSLANDPVHIRTAVEQAIAMLSEADRAALHLQGLVVIPQDTYLAVATPPPPPA, from the coding sequence ATGACGGCCATGTTGGGCATGTATGACCTGCCCCATCTTCAGGCCGCGAATAACAGGTTCTGGGCCACGATCCGTTCTTGTCTGAATACCGGTCCCGACACGTTAGAGCGGTCGCGGGATTTCTGGGATATCTGGCGCGATCCGGGCATGGTGTTTGCGCAGACCTGCGGCATGCCCTACCGCACCGCTCTGCACGGGCATGTGCATCTTGTTGGCACCCCCGATTACGGCCTGCCGGGTTGTCCGCCGGGATATTACAATTCGGTGCTGGTGGCCCGCGCCGATGCACCGGGCGACACGATGGCCGATTTCTCCGGCCAGCGGTTCGCCTATAACGAAGCAGTGTCGCAATCGGGCTGGGCCGCGCCTGCGACCCACGCCGCCAAAACCGGCACGGTTTTCGGGGCCTATATTCCAACCGGCGCACATATCGCATCGGCAAAGGCTGTGGCCGACAACAATGCGGATATCGCCGCAATCGATGCGCTGACATGGGCATTGATCTGTGAATGTGAACCATGGGCCAGCCACCTGCGCGAGGTCGAGCGTACGGATCCGACACCGGGGCTGCCCTATATCACGTCCCTTGCCAATGATCCGGTTCACATACGCACCGCGGTGGAACAGGCGATCGCCATGCTGTCAGAGGCCGACCGCGCGGCCCTGCACCTGCAAGGTCTGGTTGTTATTCCGCAGGATACCTATCTGGCCGTCGCAACGCCGCCCCCGCCACCCGCCTGA
- a CDS encoding TerB family tellurite resistance protein, with protein sequence MFGEFLKRLTQPEPATLPDDDARLALTALLVRVARTDGHYAPAEVANIDRIIAARYGLDQDATVALRTAAETLETEAPDTVRFTRAIKDAVPYPDRLAVVEAMWRVVLADGVRDDHEDALLRLVANLLGINDRDSAMARQRVDTPS encoded by the coding sequence ATGTTCGGAGAATTCTTGAAACGGCTGACCCAGCCGGAACCGGCCACTCTGCCCGATGACGATGCACGGTTGGCACTGACCGCTTTGCTGGTGCGGGTGGCACGCACGGACGGGCACTATGCGCCCGCCGAGGTGGCCAACATAGATCGCATCATTGCAGCGCGCTACGGGCTGGATCAGGACGCAACTGTCGCGCTGCGTACCGCCGCAGAAACGCTGGAAACCGAAGCACCGGATACAGTGCGTTTTACCCGCGCCATCAAGGATGCCGTGCCCTATCCCGACCGTCTGGCCGTGGTCGAGGCGATGTGGCGGGTGGTACTGGCCGATGGCGTGCGGGACGATCATGAAGATGCATTGTTGCGCCTGGTGGCAAATCTGCTGGGCATCAATGACCGTGACAGCGCGATGGCGCGCCAGCGGGTCGATACACCATCATGA
- a CDS encoding TerB family tellurite resistance protein — MLNRIFNRPPATPAPLPEPDARLALGALLVRVAMADGVYTAAEIGQIDRILGQSYALKPIEAARLRATCEKLEKHAPGTDEFARLIRQEVPYQDRLQIVAALWDVVLADGERDDAEEQTLHLIETTLGITAQDSDAAKLTALRDAETG; from the coding sequence ATGCTGAACCGGATTTTCAACCGCCCGCCCGCCACACCGGCCCCATTGCCGGAACCGGATGCCCGTCTGGCGCTGGGGGCGCTCTTGGTGCGCGTCGCCATGGCCGATGGCGTCTATACCGCTGCCGAGATCGGCCAGATCGATCGCATTCTGGGCCAAAGCTATGCCCTGAAACCGATCGAGGCCGCGCGGCTGCGCGCTACCTGCGAAAAACTGGAAAAACACGCCCCCGGCACCGACGAGTTCGCCCGCCTGATCCGGCAGGAAGTGCCTTATCAGGACCGGTTGCAGATTGTTGCGGCGTTGTGGGATGTCGTTCTGGCCGACGGGGAACGCGATGATGCAGAGGAACAAACATTGCACCTGATCGAAACGACATTAGGTATTACCGCGCAGGACAGCGACGCGGCCAAACTGACCGCACTGCGCGACGCAGAAACAGGATAA
- a CDS encoding DUF1330 domain-containing protein, with protein MPKGYWIAHVDVHDFEAYKAYIAANAIPLAKYGARFLVRGGTRIEAEGETRERTVVIEFPSYDAALECYHSDEYQTAKGLRDPVSTGDLVIIEGYDS; from the coding sequence ATGCCAAAGGGCTATTGGATAGCACATGTCGATGTGCATGATTTTGAAGCATACAAGGCCTATATCGCGGCCAACGCGATACCGCTTGCGAAATATGGCGCACGCTTTCTGGTGCGGGGCGGCACCCGCATCGAAGCGGAAGGCGAAACCCGGGAGCGCACAGTCGTGATCGAGTTTCCAAGCTATGATGCGGCTTTGGAATGCTATCATTCAGATGAATATCAAACTGCCAAAGGCCTGCGTGATCCGGTTTCGACCGGTGATCTCGTTATTATTGAAGGCTACGACAGCTAA
- a CDS encoding CTP synthase: MARYIFITGGVVSSLGKGLASAALGALLQARGFSVRLRKLDPYLNVDPGTMSPFEHGEVFVTDDGAETDLDLGHYERFTGVAARQTDSVSSGRIYSTVLEKERRGDYLGKTIQVIPHVTNEIKEFLKIGEDEVDFMLCEIGGTVGDIEGLPFFEAIRQFSQDKPRGQCIFMHLTLLPFIKASGELKTKPTQHSVKELRSIGIAPDILVCRSEGPIPVKEREKLALFCNVRPESVIAAQDLKSIYEAPLAYHREGLDQAVLDAFQITPAPKPNLDRWEDVADRIYNPEGDVKIAIVGKYIQLEDAYKSIAEALTHGGMANRVKVNIEWVDSELFEREDPAPHLEGFHAILVPGGFGERGTEGKIKAAQFARERQIPYLGICLGMQMAVIEAARNLADLADAGSEEFDHEAGKKRFTPVVYHLKEWVQGNEKVNRRPDDDKGGTMRLGAYDAVLKQGSRVAEIYGRLDIDERHRHRYEVDIQYRKQLEKAGLCFSGMSPDGRLPEIVEWPDHPWFIGVQFHPELKSKPFDPHPLFKDFVRAAKDNSRLV, encoded by the coding sequence ATGGCTCGTTACATATTCATTACCGGCGGTGTCGTCTCCTCGCTTGGCAAAGGTCTGGCATCGGCCGCTTTGGGCGCATTGTTGCAGGCACGCGGCTTTTCGGTGCGCTTGCGCAAGCTTGATCCCTACCTGAATGTCGATCCCGGCACTATGAGCCCGTTTGAACATGGCGAGGTGTTCGTCACCGATGACGGGGCTGAAACCGATCTGGATCTGGGCCATTACGAACGGTTTACCGGTGTTGCCGCCCGCCAGACCGACTCGGTCAGTTCCGGGCGCATCTATTCCACCGTGCTGGAAAAGGAACGGCGCGGCGATTATCTGGGCAAAACCATTCAGGTGATCCCGCACGTCACCAACGAGATCAAGGAATTCCTGAAAATCGGTGAGGACGAAGTCGATTTCATGCTGTGCGAGATTGGCGGCACCGTGGGCGATATCGAAGGCCTGCCGTTTTTCGAGGCAATCCGCCAGTTCAGTCAGGATAAGCCCCGTGGTCAGTGCATTTTCATGCACCTGACGCTGCTGCCCTTCATCAAGGCCAGCGGCGAACTGAAGACCAAACCGACACAGCACAGTGTGAAAGAACTGCGTTCAATCGGGATTGCGCCCGATATTCTGGTCTGCCGGTCCGAAGGGCCGATCCCGGTCAAGGAACGTGAAAAGCTGGCACTGTTCTGCAATGTACGCCCCGAAAGCGTTATTGCCGCACAGGATCTGAAATCGATCTACGAAGCGCCGTTGGCCTATCACCGCGAAGGGCTGGATCAGGCGGTGTTGGATGCCTTTCAGATCACCCCTGCCCCCAAACCAAATCTGGACCGCTGGGAAGATGTGGCAGACCGGATTTACAACCCTGAGGGCGATGTGAAAATTGCCATTGTGGGGAAATACATCCAGCTTGAAGATGCCTACAAATCCATCGCCGAGGCGCTGACCCATGGCGGCATGGCCAACCGCGTCAAGGTCAACATCGAATGGGTGGACAGCGAACTGTTCGAACGCGAAGACCCCGCGCCCCATCTGGAAGGGTTTCACGCCATTCTGGTGCCCGGCGGTTTCGGAGAACGCGGAACCGAAGGCAAGATAAAGGCGGCGCAATTCGCGCGCGAACGCCAGATTCCCTATCTGGGCATTTGTCTGGGCATGCAGATGGCGGTGATCGAAGCGGCGCGTAATCTGGCCGATCTGGCCGATGCCGGATCGGAGGAATTCGACCACGAAGCCGGCAAGAAACGGTTTACGCCCGTGGTCTACCACCTGAAAGAATGGGTGCAGGGCAACGAAAAGGTAAACCGGCGGCCCGATGACGACAAAGGCGGCACAATGCGGCTGGGCGCCTATGATGCCGTGCTGAAACAAGGATCGCGCGTCGCCGAGATTTACGGTCGCTTGGATATCGATGAACGTCATCGCCACCGCTACGAAGTGGACATTCAGTATCGCAAGCAACTGGAAAAGGCGGGATTGTGCTTTTCCGGCATGTCGCCCGACGGGCGCCTGCCTGAAATCGTGGAATGGCCCGATCATCCCTGGTTTATCGGCGTGCAATTCCACCCTGAACTGAAATCAAAGCCGTTCGATCCGCACCCACTGTTCAAGGATTTCGTGCGCGCGGCAAAGGACAATTCACGGCTGGTTTAA
- the secG gene encoding preprotein translocase subunit SecG produces MENVVLIIHLFLAFGLIGVVLMQRSEGGGLGMGSGGGGGAMSGRAAATALGKLTWLLAIAFICTSITLTVIAAQKAAGTSVIDRLGAPSSEEGADAPATPLGTDLLPPTSDENAPLVPKAD; encoded by the coding sequence ATGGAAAACGTCGTCCTTATCATCCATTTGTTTCTGGCTTTTGGCCTGATCGGCGTTGTTTTGATGCAACGTTCCGAAGGCGGCGGCCTTGGTATGGGCAGCGGCGGCGGTGGCGGGGCCATGTCGGGCCGCGCTGCGGCAACGGCGCTGGGAAAACTCACATGGCTGCTGGCGATTGCGTTCATCTGCACATCGATCACCCTGACGGTGATCGCCGCGCAAAAGGCCGCAGGCACCAGTGTGATCGACAGACTGGGCGCTCCTAGCAGCGAAGAAGGTGCGGATGCACCCGCGACACCGCTGGGCACCGATCTGTTGCCGCCGACATCGGACGAAAACGCGCCATTGGTACCCAAGGCGGACTGA
- the nthA gene encoding nitrile hydratase subunit alpha, whose amino-acid sequence MPHDHHDHDHPHSLLPPEPALRVRALETILTQKGLIDPAALDEIIDTYQNRIGPQNGARVVARAWSDPAFRARLLEDADAVLQDMDIYGRQGEHMVVVENTDQTHNVVVCTLCSCYPWPVLGIPPGWYKSDAYRARVVREPRKVLADFGIELPADTAVSVWDSTAEVRYLVLPQRPAETKGLDVDALAQWVTRDSMIGTGLPQAPA is encoded by the coding sequence ATGCCCCATGACCACCACGATCACGACCATCCGCACAGTCTTTTGCCCCCGGAACCAGCGTTGCGTGTGCGCGCGCTGGAAACGATTCTGACCCAGAAAGGGCTGATCGATCCGGCGGCACTGGATGAAATCATCGACACCTATCAAAACCGCATAGGGCCGCAAAACGGCGCGCGTGTGGTCGCCCGCGCCTGGAGCGATCCGGCCTTTCGCGCGCGTCTGCTGGAAGATGCGGATGCCGTGTTGCAGGACATGGATATTTATGGGCGCCAGGGCGAACATATGGTCGTGGTCGAAAATACCGACCAGACCCACAATGTGGTCGTGTGCACCTTGTGCAGTTGTTATCCGTGGCCGGTTCTGGGCATTCCACCCGGTTGGTACAAATCGGATGCATACCGTGCCCGCGTGGTGCGTGAACCGCGCAAGGTTCTGGCCGATTTCGGGATTGAACTGCCCGCTGATACGGCGGTGAGTGTCTGGGATTCAACCGCCGAAGTGCGCTATCTTGTCTTGCCGCAACGCCCCGCAGAAACCAAAGGGCTGGACGTCGACGCGCTGGCGCAATGGGTCACACGCGACAGCATGATCGGCACCGGTTTACCACAGGCTCCGGCATGA